In Chitinophaga sp. H8, the sequence ATGCAGGCCTTACAGGGACAGGCCTCCGGTGTAAATGTGGTGAGCACCGGAGTACCGGGGGCAGCCAGTAAAATTAATATCCGTGGTATCAGCACCTTTGGCAGTACAGCGCCGCTGGTGCTTGTGGATGGTGTACAGACAGACCTGAACAATGTGAGTGCTGATGATATTGAATCCATGCAGGTATTAAAAGATGCAGGGGCGGCAGCAATTTATGGTGTACGGGGTGCCAATGGTGTAATTGTTATTACCACAAAGAAAGGAAAAAGTGGTGCACCTGTGCTTACCTATGATGCTTATTACGGATTGCAGTTTCCCTTCTCCGGAGATCCATTGAATCAATTGAATTCTTCAGACTTCGCAAGATTAACCAAACAGGCATTTCCGGGTACTAAATTATTTGCAAACGGGTTGCCTGATTTTGTTTATGGCGGCCCTGGTGGTACCGGTACCGGCATGACCGGCGACCCTGCAGTAGATCCTGCGAAATATAATCTTGATCCGGTTAACAGCGGCAATAATTACCTGATCCAGCAAGTCAATAAAAATGGAACCGACTGGTATCATGCCATGTTCAAACGGGCTCCTACTACCAGCCATAATATTACAGTAAGTGGTGGAACAGAAAAATCAAATTACCTGTTTTCCCTGGGATACCTGAATCAGCAGGGATCTGTGATAGAAACTTATCTGAAAAGGTATTCAGCCAGGATCAATACCTCTTTTAAACTGAAGGACAATATCCGCATAGGTGAAAATGCATATGTTTTCTATAAACAAAGTCCGGGATTCAGTAACCAGGGGGAGTTTAGTCCTATGGCTAATCTTTACAAAATGATGCCTATTGTACCCGTTTATGATATCATGGGGAATTATGGCGGCACGTTTGGCGGACCTGAACTGGGAAGTGATGCTAACCCTGTGGCTACACAGTACAGAATGAAAAATAACCGGGCCAATGAATGGGATATAGTAGGAAATGTGTATGCAGAAATAGACTTCCTGAAGAATTTTACTGCAAGAACCAGCTTTGGCGGAACGGTGAGCAACCTGTATTCCCAGAGTTTTAACTTCGTTGCCTACAATGATAAACAAGGATATAATTTACCTAATAGTTACAGCGAGGGAGCCAGTTACAATAGCTCTTCCATGTGGACAAATACCTTATCCTATAAGAACACATTTCAAAAACATCAGGTAAGTGTATTGGCAGGATCTGAAGCCATCAGAAACTATGGGAGAGGCGTAAACGGCGGAGCACAGAAATTTTTCTCAACAGATTTTGATTATCTGGTGCTGAATAATGGTACCGCCAATGTAACCAATTCCAGCAGTGCCTATATCAACACTTTGTTTTCACTTTTTGGCCGGCTGGATTATACCTATGATGATAAATATCTCCTGGGGGCTACGCTGCGCCGGGATGGTTCCTCCAGATTTGGTAACGAAAAAAGATATGGCGTATTCCCGTCTGTTTCCCTGGGATGGCGGCTTAGCCAGGAAAACTTTATGAAGTCACTCAGCTGGATAAATGATCTGAAGATCAGGGCCAGCTATGGTATCCTGGGTTCTGAAAATAATGTGAGTCCTGAAAATGCGTATAGTTTATATGGAGGTAGTTATAGCAATGCCTATTATGATATAACCGGCAGTGGGAATAGTGTACAACAGGGCTTTTTCCAGACAAGAATTGGTAATCCGCGTACCAGCTGGGAACAGGATATTATTACCAATGTAGGTTTTGATGCAACCATATTAGATAAC encodes:
- a CDS encoding SusC/RagA family TonB-linked outer membrane protein, with translation MKSYFTRNAETRCFAHHIIKLFFPKKQCFLLLLVLSAFSLGASAQIKITGTVKDDTGAALQGVSVSVKGTSIGIGTNEQGKYTLECPDPQGVLVFTYIGFLKQEVLINGRKVVDVGMMPDNKALNEVVVTGYSAQKKKDITGSVAVVEMKALKSIPAGSAMQALQGQASGVNVVSTGVPGAASKINIRGISTFGSTAPLVLVDGVQTDLNNVSADDIESMQVLKDAGAAAIYGVRGANGVIVITTKKGKSGAPVLTYDAYYGLQFPFSGDPLNQLNSSDFARLTKQAFPGTKLFANGLPDFVYGGPGGTGTGMTGDPAVDPAKYNLDPVNSGNNYLIQQVNKNGTDWYHAMFKRAPTTSHNITVSGGTEKSNYLFSLGYLNQQGSVIETYLKRYSARINTSFKLKDNIRIGENAYVFYKQSPGFSNQGEFSPMANLYKMMPIVPVYDIMGNYGGTFGGPELGSDANPVATQYRMKNNRANEWDIVGNVYAEIDFLKNFTARTSFGGTVSNLYSQSFNFVAYNDKQGYNLPNSYSEGASYNSSSMWTNTLSYKNTFQKHQVSVLAGSEAIRNYGRGVNGGAQKFFSTDFDYLVLNNGTANVTNSSSAYINTLFSLFGRLDYTYDDKYLLGATLRRDGSSRFGNEKRYGVFPSVSLGWRLSQENFMKSLSWINDLKIRASYGILGSENNVSPENAYSLYGGSYSNAYYDITGSGNSVQQGFFQTRIGNPRTSWEQDIITNVGFDATILDNRLDFSLEYYKKTIKGLLFSQELPATVGGATPPTVNVGDIQNTGFDITVGLRQPITDEMQLTVRANITTYKNTVTDIPGTGYFDAGGQQQLGNMVRNQEGHPVSSFYGYEVVHLFRDDEEVNKAPTQTGAAPGRFRYKDIVEDGKIDAADRTFLGSPNPDFTYGLNLGLNYKGFDLSAIFYGSQGNKLVNALKVNTHFFGTYVGGKSKDLLNAWTPENPTATIPKVESANNFSTSGVLNSFFVEDGSYLRLRSLSLGYTLNPGMLKRFGIDRLRMYCQATNLFTITKYSGLDPELGGSSASFGIDYGNYPNNQKSVLVGINLSF